The DNA segment GAACGCCACTCAACGCCGCCTTCACCCAGCATGATGAGCGGGCCGAAGACGGGATCGTGTTCGACCACCACCCGTAATTCCTGAGCCCCTGCGCGGTTTGCCATGCTTTGCACCAGCAATCCGTGGATCCTTGCCTGTGGCCAGGCCATTTTGACCCGGTCGAAAATGGCGTCCGCTGCCTGCTGCACCTCTGCAGCCGTCCGCAGGTAGAGCATCACCCCCTGAACGTCAGACTTGTGCGGGATATCCGGGGAACGCAGCTTCAGGGCAACCGGGTAGCCAATCTGCTCGGCAATATGCACGGCCTCAGCGCTGTCGCTGGCGATCCAGGTTGGCAGGGTCTGCATCCCGTAGCTGCCCAGAATCGGCTGGACCTCATGCGTATCCAGCGAC comes from the Oceanidesulfovibrio indonesiensis genome and includes:
- a CDS encoding acetate--CoA ligase family protein, yielding TNWCGEFSSQEARRLFSEAGLPTYRTPEGTITAFMHMVEYRRNQKQLRETPALPGNLTANTVDVHRLLQRAIEEGATSLDTHEVQPILGSYGMQTLPTWIASDSAEAVHIAEQIGYPVALKLRSPDIPHKSDVQGVMLYLRTAAEVQQAADAIFDRVKMAWPQARIHGLLVQSMANRAGAQELRVVVEHDPVFGPLIMLGEGGVEWRS